A single genomic interval of Arthrobacter methylotrophus harbors:
- a CDS encoding carbohydrate kinase, which produces MLTVIGEALVDVVQRSSGVAAHVGGSPLNVAVGLARLDHAVQFVGRFGKDAYGDSIAAHLRSSSVMVPLPPDESPTSVATALIDDDGAASYTFDLIWELPGLAARLPFMLQGTSLLHTGSIATMLEPGAAEVLAAVEHAHPNATISFDPNCRPSIIKDRDYARAQVERFVALADVVKASDEDLEWLYPGVDALESARHWLRLGGSAGPAIVVVTRGAAGPWGVTAAGEAQVDASKVDVADTVGAGDSFMAALLSGIVDHELAGAQNREELHALPVEVLEEILNHAARAAAITVSRPGANPPTRAELNALQPSETESSIERQP; this is translated from the coding sequence ATGCTGACAGTCATAGGTGAAGCGCTGGTTGATGTCGTTCAGCGCTCCTCGGGAGTTGCTGCCCACGTGGGCGGCAGTCCCCTCAATGTTGCCGTCGGATTGGCCCGGCTGGACCACGCAGTGCAGTTCGTCGGGCGCTTCGGCAAGGACGCCTACGGAGACTCGATTGCGGCCCACCTGCGGTCCAGTTCCGTTATGGTCCCCCTCCCGCCGGACGAGAGTCCCACCAGTGTGGCCACGGCCCTGATCGACGACGACGGCGCGGCCAGCTACACCTTCGACCTCATATGGGAGCTTCCCGGACTCGCCGCGCGACTGCCCTTCATGCTCCAGGGGACATCGCTCCTGCACACCGGCTCCATCGCCACGATGTTGGAGCCGGGCGCCGCTGAAGTCCTTGCCGCCGTCGAGCATGCCCACCCGAACGCGACCATTAGCTTCGACCCGAACTGCCGTCCCAGCATCATCAAGGATCGGGACTATGCGCGCGCCCAGGTGGAGCGCTTCGTTGCGCTTGCCGATGTGGTCAAGGCATCCGACGAAGACCTCGAATGGCTCTATCCGGGCGTTGACGCCTTGGAATCGGCCCGGCACTGGCTGCGCTTGGGCGGGAGCGCTGGTCCGGCCATCGTCGTCGTCACACGGGGAGCAGCTGGTCCGTGGGGCGTCACCGCCGCGGGTGAGGCTCAAGTGGACGCCTCCAAGGTAGACGTGGCGGATACGGTGGGCGCGGGGGATTCCTTCATGGCCGCACTGCTCTCCGGGATCGTCGACCACGAACTGGCAGGGGCACAAAACCGGGAAGAGCTCCACGCCCTGCCCGTCGAAGTACTTGAAGAGATCCTCAACCACGCAGCGCGCGCCGCAGCTATCACGGTGTCCCGACCAGGCGCGAACCCGCCCACGCGCGCCGAACTCAACGCCCTTCAGCCGTCCGAGACCGAGTCAAGCATCGAAAGGCAGCCATGA
- a CDS encoding alpha/beta hydrolase → MKRHKYYYGEHPSQWGELFVPDNSLQPHRSRPDGVVVVIHGGYWRSQYGAELGEPIARDLAAHGIAAWNLEYRRAGNGGGWPHTFEDVLTGIDHLSEIAGAHELNLDKVVALGHSAGGHLAVWAAGREKLSTIGAPDADRQLHRHDNGSSVKLSGVVSQSGLLNLADAERLNLSNGAVDNLMGGDSVRYPKRHIYADPMSSLPLAIPVFAVHAAADDDVPCSQSEGYVAATTASGGAAQFLKVPGDHFDLIDPRAVAYKKCRELVQRLLA, encoded by the coding sequence ATGAAGCGGCACAAGTATTACTACGGGGAGCACCCCAGCCAATGGGGCGAGCTCTTCGTCCCTGACAACTCGCTGCAGCCACACCGCAGTCGGCCAGACGGAGTGGTGGTGGTGATCCACGGAGGCTATTGGCGGTCGCAGTACGGCGCCGAACTCGGTGAGCCGATTGCCAGGGACCTGGCTGCGCATGGAATAGCCGCCTGGAACCTTGAGTATCGGAGGGCTGGCAACGGTGGCGGCTGGCCGCACACCTTCGAAGACGTCCTCACGGGAATCGACCACCTGAGCGAGATTGCCGGGGCGCACGAACTCAACCTCGACAAAGTGGTTGCGCTTGGCCACTCCGCGGGTGGCCATCTCGCGGTCTGGGCGGCCGGACGGGAAAAGCTTTCCACGATCGGCGCCCCGGACGCCGATCGTCAACTCCATCGGCACGACAACGGCTCGTCAGTGAAGCTGAGCGGCGTCGTCAGCCAATCGGGGTTGCTGAACCTGGCGGATGCCGAGCGACTCAACTTGAGCAACGGCGCCGTCGACAACCTGATGGGTGGCGACTCGGTGAGATACCCCAAACGGCATATCTATGCGGACCCCATGAGTTCGCTCCCGCTTGCCATCCCGGTTTTTGCCGTTCACGCTGCGGCGGACGACGACGTCCCGTGCAGCCAATCCGAGGGCTATGTTGCCGCAACCACGGCTTCCGGGGGTGCGGCTCAGTTCCTCAAGGTACCAGGTGACCATTTCGATCTGATCGACCCCAGGGCGGTTGCGTACAAGAAGTGCCGGGAGTTGGTGCAAAGGCTGCTGGCGTGA